From the Desulfovibrio sp. JY genome, one window contains:
- a CDS encoding DUF1320 domain-containing protein, with amino-acid sequence MYASLDDLRAAFGEDELLAITDRDNAGAVDAGLAEEALVRAASEADSYLARRYAVPVAAPAPPVLVAAVCDIARYRLTGGPASETDPILERYRQAVKWLERIAAGTADLPGQSLPGEGSAAGVAFSTGRRVFDRRPRQGDAA; translated from the coding sequence ATGTACGCCAGCCTGGACGACTTGCGCGCCGCTTTTGGCGAGGACGAGCTGCTGGCCATCACCGACCGGGACAATGCCGGCGCGGTGGACGCGGGGCTGGCCGAGGAAGCCCTGGTCCGCGCCGCTTCCGAGGCGGACAGCTACCTGGCCCGGCGCTACGCCGTGCCCGTGGCCGCTCCCGCGCCGCCGGTGCTGGTCGCCGCCGTGTGCGACATCGCCCGCTATCGTCTGACCGGCGGCCCGGCCAGCGAGACGGACCCGATCCTGGAGCGCTACCGCCAGGCGGTAAAGTGGCTTGAGCGCATCGCCGCCGGCACGGCCGATTTACCCGGCCAGTCCCTGCCCGGCGAGGGCAGCGCGGCCGGGGTGGCCTTTTCCACCGGCCGCCGCGTCTTCGACCGGCGGCCGAGGCAAGGGGATGCGGCGTGA
- a CDS encoding phage baseplate assembly protein V, with translation MSNDFLRRVDAKITRALSRVRLGFRAVLTALDTTPGVQLLQANGLAGEQLQASEVFQQFGFTSAPPAGSQCIVLPLGGKSAHSVIVATEHGNYRVQALKSGEVCVYNQAGAKITLKQDKVVAIECDKLEVRAKDEIDMTAARIRLRASQRMGLYAPVWDLGGDEDGADCDGVWRGNLHITGTSRADVDHITGGVSLVHHVHPENDGGGPTDEPIV, from the coding sequence ATGAGCAACGATTTTCTGCGGCGTGTGGACGCCAAGATCACGCGCGCCTTGTCCCGGGTGCGCCTGGGGTTTCGGGCCGTTCTCACGGCGCTGGACACCACGCCCGGCGTGCAACTCCTCCAGGCCAACGGCCTGGCCGGCGAGCAGTTGCAGGCCTCGGAAGTCTTCCAGCAGTTCGGCTTTACGTCGGCCCCGCCGGCCGGCAGCCAGTGCATCGTGCTGCCGCTTGGCGGCAAGAGCGCGCACAGCGTCATCGTGGCCACCGAGCACGGCAATTACCGGGTGCAGGCGCTCAAAAGCGGCGAGGTCTGCGTCTACAACCAGGCCGGGGCCAAGATCACCCTGAAGCAGGACAAGGTCGTGGCCATCGAATGCGACAAGCTGGAGGTCCGGGCCAAGGACGAAATCGACATGACGGCGGCGCGCATCCGCCTGCGCGCCAGCCAGCGCATGGGGCTTTATGCGCCTGTTTGGGATTTAGGCGGCGATGAGGATGGGGCGGACTGCGACGGCGTCTGGCGCGGGAATCTGCATATCACCGGGACGTCCCGGGCGGACGTGGATCACATTACGGGCGGGGTGTCGCTGGTGCACCACGTGCACCCCGAAAATGATGGTGGCGGGCCGACGGATGAGCCTATTGTCTAA
- a CDS encoding DNA circularization N-terminal domain-containing protein produces the protein MAWRDSLLPASFRGVPFDVIAARDDVERALVQHEYPYRDGAEIEDMGRRPRKVTFRAVFWGDDYEEAVTRLIAALDTPGKGELIHPVFGSLTMACPSYRVDHHEDHPDYAEMELVFMEASPDIPFFDKPATATAQAASLAGDQQSALSLATLASWVGYAAWAAAVPARLAAYVRGEVLGAVRFVTNLARDLAGLPRVVASDFLAIPQALASDARAVTAAVTDLADLPAETFGRFARLAAISDKLPRLPLTAAGSPSAYRLDPALYAGGVVTGPLTGAAIARPSVVVAATGTKNAAPEADLSSATGQAWAMAAAVCNLERAVAMGNAAGEALAGDAAEPTLTPAEVEAIVGATRQRYQDCMDEHRLVLPTEQAYPVVERLRTAALSVQELGATVIHLHPPLVTHAAPSLCNLRLLAHWLYGDHTRAAELARLNPGLRNPNFVAQGQVLYGFAS, from the coding sequence ATGGCCTGGCGCGATTCGCTTTTGCCCGCCTCCTTTCGCGGCGTGCCCTTCGACGTCATCGCCGCGCGCGACGACGTGGAGCGGGCGCTGGTGCAGCACGAATACCCGTACCGCGACGGCGCGGAAATCGAGGACATGGGCCGCCGGCCGCGCAAGGTCACCTTCCGGGCCGTCTTTTGGGGCGACGACTACGAGGAGGCCGTGACCCGCCTCATTGCCGCCCTGGACACGCCCGGCAAGGGCGAACTCATCCACCCGGTGTTCGGCTCCCTGACCATGGCCTGCCCCAGCTACCGTGTGGACCACCACGAGGACCACCCGGACTATGCCGAGATGGAGCTGGTCTTCATGGAGGCAAGCCCGGACATTCCCTTTTTCGACAAGCCGGCCACGGCCACGGCCCAAGCGGCGAGCCTGGCCGGCGACCAGCAAAGCGCCTTGTCCCTGGCCACCCTGGCCTCCTGGGTCGGTTATGCCGCCTGGGCCGCCGCCGTGCCGGCCAGGCTCGCGGCTTACGTCCGGGGCGAGGTGCTGGGCGCGGTCCGTTTCGTCACCAACCTGGCCAGGGACCTGGCCGGGCTCCCCCGGGTGGTGGCCTCCGACTTTTTGGCCATCCCGCAAGCCCTGGCTTCCGATGCCCGGGCCGTGACCGCCGCCGTGACCGACCTGGCCGACCTTCCGGCGGAAACCTTCGGCCGTTTCGCCCGGTTGGCGGCCATCTCGGACAAGCTGCCGCGCCTGCCCCTGACGGCCGCCGGGAGCCCCTCGGCCTATCGCCTGGACCCGGCGCTTTATGCCGGGGGCGTGGTCACCGGGCCGCTGACCGGCGCGGCCATAGCCCGGCCAAGCGTGGTCGTGGCCGCGACCGGCACGAAAAACGCCGCGCCCGAGGCGGACCTTTCCAGCGCCACCGGCCAGGCCTGGGCCATGGCGGCGGCCGTGTGCAACCTGGAGCGGGCCGTGGCCATGGGCAATGCCGCCGGCGAGGCCCTGGCCGGGGACGCGGCCGAGCCGACCCTCACTCCGGCCGAGGTGGAGGCCATCGTCGGCGCGACGCGCCAGCGCTACCAGGACTGCATGGACGAGCACCGGCTGGTGCTGCCCACCGAGCAGGCCTACCCGGTGGTCGAGCGGCTGCGCACGGCGGCGCTTTCCGTCCAGGAGCTTGGGGCCACGGTCATTCACCTGCACCCGCCGCTGGTGACGCATGCCGCCCCGAGCCTGTGCAACCTGCGGCTGCTCGCCCACTGGCTCTACGGCGACCACACGCGCGCCGCCGAGCTGGCCCGGCTCAATCCGGGCCTGCGCAATCCTAATTTCGTGGCCCAAGGCCAGGTGCTGTATGGCTTCGCCAGCTAA
- a CDS encoding phage tail protein, whose protein sequence is MASPANAADERITLRVAGREHRDWTSYRIESHLITPADAWRVTLGIPADRIPATVRPWAAMEACLGQDVVLTGRIDRIEREVAKGQHALTLSGRDGASVLVDCSAPVFTRRKVTLTEVVDLAVRPLGVSKVRVDVTNAREKVEIEPGMTAWDALGQACEANGCWAWFEPGGVLVVGGPDYAAAPVATLVMRFDGTGNNVLSLAVTEDVSGRYSEVTVLGQSHGTETTDGKHDIQHRETDPDVPGYRPLILVAGDCDGAAEAKRRAQKALMDSRLEGLTLTALVRGHRIALGGKPWTPGQRVRLVSEPHGLDATYFLMGRTFLGGRDKGGVTELTLKEDGVWLPALAKTGGTSKGKTASVGKVVDLS, encoded by the coding sequence ATGGCTTCGCCAGCTAACGCCGCCGACGAGCGCATCACTCTCCGCGTGGCCGGCCGGGAGCACCGGGACTGGACCAGCTACCGCATCGAGTCGCATCTGATCACCCCGGCCGACGCCTGGCGCGTGACGCTCGGCATTCCGGCGGACAGGATTCCGGCCACGGTGCGGCCCTGGGCGGCAATGGAGGCCTGCCTGGGCCAGGACGTGGTCCTGACCGGCCGCATCGACCGCATCGAGCGCGAGGTGGCCAAGGGCCAACACGCCCTGACGCTTTCCGGCCGCGACGGCGCTTCCGTGCTGGTGGACTGCTCGGCCCCCGTTTTCACCCGCCGCAAGGTCACGCTCACCGAAGTGGTGGATCTGGCCGTGCGGCCGCTCGGCGTCTCGAAGGTCCGGGTGGACGTCACGAACGCGCGGGAGAAGGTGGAGATCGAGCCGGGCATGACCGCCTGGGACGCCTTGGGGCAGGCCTGCGAGGCCAACGGCTGCTGGGCCTGGTTCGAGCCGGGCGGCGTCCTCGTGGTCGGCGGCCCGGACTACGCCGCCGCGCCCGTGGCCACGCTGGTCATGCGCTTCGACGGCACAGGCAACAACGTCCTGTCCCTGGCCGTCACCGAGGACGTTTCCGGCCGCTACAGCGAGGTCACGGTGCTGGGCCAATCGCACGGCACCGAGACGACGGACGGCAAGCATGACATCCAGCACCGCGAGACCGACCCGGACGTGCCGGGCTACCGGCCGCTGATCCTCGTCGCGGGCGACTGCGATGGCGCGGCCGAGGCCAAGCGCCGGGCGCAAAAGGCGCTCATGGATTCGCGCCTGGAGGGGCTGACCCTCACCGCCCTGGTGCGCGGCCATCGCATTGCCCTGGGCGGCAAGCCCTGGACGCCCGGCCAGCGTGTGCGGCTGGTCAGCGAGCCCCACGGCCTGGACGCCACCTATTTCCTGATGGGCCGCACGTTCCTGGGCGGCCGCGACAAGGGGGGCGTCACCGAGCTGACGCTCAAAGAGGACGGCGTCTGGCTGCCCGCGCTGGCCAAGACCGGCGGCACGAGCAAAGGCAAGACGGCAAGCGTCGGGAAGGTGGTGGACTTGTCATGA
- a CDS encoding phage tail protein, translating to MALKEYLGAVVLEIDGREYEVIEFGEQHDAGRKVVKTMNRTGRALGYHQGVKTWELSITAAVPKDDALDWSGVEGAKLTIYPVTDGGKRETYQDCAVVSVGGKYTVDNEARIDAKLLSLNKVEE from the coding sequence ATGGCGTTAAAGGAATACCTCGGGGCCGTCGTGCTGGAAATCGACGGCCGGGAATACGAGGTCATCGAGTTCGGCGAACAGCACGACGCCGGCCGCAAGGTCGTCAAGACCATGAACCGCACCGGCCGCGCCCTGGGCTACCACCAGGGCGTCAAAACCTGGGAACTGTCCATCACCGCCGCCGTGCCCAAGGACGACGCCCTGGACTGGTCGGGCGTGGAAGGGGCCAAGCTGACCATTTATCCCGTCACCGACGGCGGCAAGCGCGAAACCTACCAGGACTGCGCCGTGGTCAGCGTCGGCGGCAAATACACCGTGGACAACGAGGCGCGCATCGACGCCAAGTTGCTCTCCCTCAACAAGGTGGAGGAATAG
- a CDS encoding phage tail sheath subtilisin-like domain-containing protein: MASPNISFDTLPASIRKPGKYFEFNTKLAVRTLPANVQRVLIVAQGTAEGTQPILTPVEVFSDEEARTLFGTGSLAHLMVRAAITANPYLRLTVVTVPGDEAGIAAAGTVTLTGTSAGIGVVNLTIGAQLLQVAAALGDTAAAVADALAAKVNANRTLPVTAAAANGVVTLTARNKGETGNGITLACSLAVDGLAMELSAMAGGAVDPDIAPALAAVFADGHDIIAVPYSGQAQLTALRSHLDAVSHALEQRGAIGVYAHTGTLAQATTLAGQINSGRITCALLPGTTSPAWVVAAAYAAVIASEEDPARPLNTLALTPVAVPPVPKRLGRMEQESALYNGVTPLEVGPGEVVQIVRAITTYTRDPQGIEDIALLDLTTIRTLDYVRTACRERISLRFPREKLTNRTAAKVRSELIDVLYKLEELEIVEEVKANLPALIVERDSQDPNRLDAAIPADVVNGLHVFAGRIDLLL, from the coding sequence ATGGCCAGCCCCAACATCAGCTTCGACACCTTGCCGGCCTCCATCCGCAAGCCGGGCAAGTATTTCGAGTTCAACACCAAGCTGGCGGTGCGCACCCTGCCGGCCAACGTGCAGCGCGTGCTGATCGTGGCCCAAGGCACGGCCGAGGGCACGCAGCCCATCCTCACGCCCGTGGAGGTCTTCTCCGACGAGGAGGCGCGCACGCTTTTCGGCACCGGCTCCCTGGCCCACTTGATGGTGCGCGCGGCCATCACCGCCAACCCGTACCTGCGCCTGACGGTTGTCACCGTGCCAGGCGACGAAGCCGGCATCGCCGCCGCCGGCACGGTGACACTGACCGGCACGTCCGCCGGCATCGGCGTGGTCAACCTGACCATCGGCGCACAGCTCCTCCAGGTCGCGGCCGCCCTGGGCGACACCGCCGCCGCCGTGGCCGACGCCCTGGCCGCAAAGGTCAACGCCAACCGCACGCTGCCCGTGACGGCCGCCGCCGCAAACGGCGTGGTGACCCTGACCGCGCGCAACAAGGGCGAAACGGGCAACGGCATCACGCTGGCCTGCTCCCTGGCCGTGGACGGCCTGGCCATGGAGCTTTCGGCCATGGCCGGCGGCGCGGTGGACCCGGACATTGCCCCGGCCCTTGCCGCCGTATTCGCCGACGGCCACGACATCATCGCCGTGCCCTATAGCGGCCAGGCCCAGCTGACCGCCTTGCGGTCGCACCTGGACGCGGTCAGCCACGCCCTGGAGCAGCGCGGGGCCATCGGCGTCTATGCCCACACCGGCACCCTGGCCCAGGCCACGACCCTGGCCGGGCAGATCAACAGCGGTCGCATCACCTGCGCGCTGTTGCCCGGCACGACCTCGCCGGCCTGGGTGGTGGCCGCCGCCTATGCCGCCGTCATCGCCAGCGAGGAAGACCCGGCCCGGCCGCTCAACACCTTGGCGCTTACGCCCGTGGCCGTGCCGCCCGTGCCCAAGCGCCTGGGCCGCATGGAGCAGGAGTCCGCCCTCTACAACGGCGTGACGCCCTTGGAAGTCGGCCCCGGCGAGGTGGTGCAGATCGTGCGGGCCATCACCACCTACACCCGCGACCCGCAAGGCATCGAGGACATCGCGCTTTTGGACCTGACCACCATTCGCACCCTGGACTACGTGCGCACGGCCTGCCGCGAACGCATCAGCCTGCGCTTTCCGCGCGAAAAGCTGACCAACCGCACGGCGGCCAAGGTCAGAAGCGAGCTTATCGACGTGCTCTACAAGCTGGAGGAGCTGGAGATCGTAGAGGAGGTCAAGGCCAACCTGCCGGCGCTCATCGTGGAGCGCGACAGCCAGGACCCCAACCGGCTGGACGCCGCCATCCCGGCCGACGTGGTCAACGGCCTGCACGTCTTTGCCGGCCGCATCGACCTGCTGCTCTAA
- a CDS encoding DUF1834 family protein, translated as MIAVIEEAIKHCLAAAALPYKPAIATYGGEFDEGLEQVVRRFPALWVTFAHDGPGKPVGTSRDVWHIPATFVVLVGARNLRCEASTRQGDGRQVGTYRMIADVRRLLTGQDLGLEIDPFTPGRARTVVSASLRGQAVSAFALEWHTIYPLRLREPEAPEPPLLERVGLNYHLLPDDGVPDAADLVELQGEKP; from the coding sequence GTGATTGCGGTCATCGAGGAGGCCATAAAGCACTGCCTCGCGGCGGCGGCCCTGCCGTACAAGCCGGCCATCGCCACCTACGGCGGCGAGTTCGACGAAGGGCTTGAGCAGGTGGTGCGCCGCTTTCCGGCCCTGTGGGTCACCTTTGCCCACGACGGCCCGGGCAAGCCGGTCGGCACCAGCCGCGACGTCTGGCATATCCCGGCCACCTTCGTGGTGCTGGTTGGGGCGCGAAACCTGCGCTGCGAGGCTTCCACCCGCCAGGGCGACGGCAGGCAGGTCGGCACCTACCGCATGATCGCGGACGTGCGCCGGCTGCTGACCGGCCAGGACCTGGGGCTCGAAATCGACCCCTTCACCCCGGGCCGCGCCCGCACCGTCGTGAGCGCCAGCTTGCGCGGCCAGGCCGTGTCCGCCTTCGCCCTGGAATGGCACACCATCTATCCGCTGCGCCTGCGCGAACCCGAGGCCCCGGAGCCGCCCCTGCTGGAGCGCGTGGGGCTCAACTATCACCTGCTGCCGGACGACGGCGTGCCCGACGCCGCCGACCTGGTCGAGCTGCAAGGAGAAAAGCCGTGA
- a CDS encoding DUF2635 domain-containing protein, with the protein MTVRAAPGLRVPMEGMPRRHITGDAAVAVPDSAYYRRRIADGDLLPASDKTPDKAAALKPAPEAAPQKPKEE; encoded by the coding sequence ATCACCGTGCGCGCCGCGCCCGGCCTGCGCGTGCCCATGGAGGGCATGCCGCGCCGCCACATCACCGGGGACGCCGCCGTGGCCGTGCCGGACAGCGCCTATTACCGCCGCCGCATTGCGGACGGCGACCTGCTTCCGGCGTCCGACAAGACGCCCGACAAGGCCGCCGCGCTCAAGCCCGCGCCCGAGGCCGCGCCGCAAAAGCCCAAGGAGGAATGA
- a CDS encoding ImmA/IrrE family metallo-endopeptidase — MNSLADARVVAVPGLSWAEVQKSARDLLELVCPERLNSPGPTPVAELFEGGLREVLGVEYRIDDLYDGEAEYDPKKRELTLDEGVYLGLLDENGRDRFTVAHEIGHAHLHGPYYRGVIRGKRKAIVLQRSQVPVYQNPEKQADVYASELLMPSPLVAQMIRDDASLIDLSRTFKVSHDAARVKQERVLRSMRAGKL, encoded by the coding sequence TTGAACAGCTTGGCAGATGCAAGAGTAGTTGCCGTTCCGGGCTTGAGTTGGGCAGAAGTACAAAAGTCTGCTCGTGACTTGTTAGAATTAGTTTGCCCGGAACGGCTAAATTCTCCTGGACCTACTCCAGTTGCAGAACTATTTGAAGGTGGTTTACGCGAAGTCCTAGGTGTAGAGTATCGGATTGACGACTTGTATGACGGAGAAGCCGAATATGACCCTAAGAAACGTGAACTAACACTTGACGAAGGTGTGTACCTTGGGCTTCTCGACGAGAATGGCCGCGACCGCTTTACGGTAGCGCATGAAATAGGACATGCGCATCTCCATGGCCCATACTATCGAGGTGTCATTAGGGGCAAACGTAAAGCGATTGTTCTTCAACGTTCGCAAGTTCCCGTTTATCAAAACCCTGAAAAGCAAGCGGATGTATATGCGTCGGAACTTTTGATGCCGTCACCTTTGGTGGCGCAAATGATCCGCGATGACGCCTCGTTAATCGACCTCAGCAGAACTTTTAAGGTTTCGCATGATGCCGCACGAGTGAAGCAGGAACGGGTGCTGCGGTCGATGAGGGCAGGAAAGCTATGA
- a CDS encoding phage tail tape measure protein — MGKSTEIAIVLRLRDEMAGRAAKSLETLTRAAKGVGQGAGAAARQLGRLDRAGDGVRAVGIAAADTDKLMGGLGQTARRAAREVSDVGRAGSAVKSVGTMAYEALHGLNEAARAGNRLRDALRGVGAAGRAALGAVKGIGQVGAGATAGAMVAGRALARPISFEKRLALMANTAYADRDVAGRIAGMQGLEKAVNTAVRQGGGGRDQAAEALDAMLASGAVKADAATKLLPTIQKFATASGAGSNEIAEIVIRGIQQKFFTEGQAGQALDKAMAAGQAGGFELRDMAKWLPKMMALGSGMKSMAGFEQLLAYAQAAAVTAGSRDEAGNNLVNLLQKLNSQDTRKDFAKLGIDLTGTLTRAREQGMLPLEAFAKLVDKEIVGKDKRYAKLQARLGKAQGAERQQILSDMADLANASAVGKVVQDRQALLALIAATSQKAYIADVAGQIRSAQGTGEKAYQVYRSTTAAHMESTANEADIARSRMLGDVGGPMRAVADAATDLARRFPTLATVATEAATAIGTMSAAAAAFGAMRLFTGGAGGGAAAAAGSGGLLGMFGGKGGLLATAGLAAWDIYATESNDALTRAQKNVRHSENAGGLAGAIAGMKLGAVGGAALGSVVPGLGTAAGGIVGGLAGGAAGWWAGSDLGRWAGEKLWGPSTQAKADAQKVVVEDKSTLHVESVLHLDGREVARAVNDYNTADAKRE, encoded by the coding sequence ATGGGCAAGTCCACGGAAATCGCCATTGTCCTGCGCCTGCGCGACGAGATGGCCGGCCGGGCGGCCAAGTCCCTGGAGACGCTGACCCGGGCCGCCAAGGGCGTGGGCCAGGGAGCCGGGGCCGCCGCCCGGCAGTTGGGCCGGCTGGACCGCGCCGGCGACGGCGTGCGCGCGGTCGGCATCGCGGCCGCCGATACGGACAAGCTCATGGGCGGCCTGGGGCAAACCGCGCGCCGGGCGGCTCGGGAAGTCTCGGACGTCGGCCGGGCGGGAAGCGCGGTCAAGTCCGTGGGCACCATGGCCTACGAGGCCCTGCACGGGCTCAACGAAGCGGCCCGGGCCGGCAATCGTCTGCGCGACGCCCTGCGCGGCGTGGGCGCGGCCGGTCGGGCGGCCCTGGGCGCGGTCAAGGGCATTGGCCAAGTCGGCGCGGGCGCAACCGCCGGGGCCATGGTCGCCGGCCGGGCGCTGGCTAGGCCGATTTCCTTCGAGAAGCGCCTGGCGCTCATGGCCAACACCGCTTACGCCGACCGCGACGTGGCCGGCCGCATCGCCGGCATGCAGGGCCTGGAGAAGGCGGTCAACACGGCCGTGCGCCAGGGCGGCGGCGGGCGCGACCAGGCGGCCGAAGCCCTGGACGCCATGCTGGCCTCGGGAGCCGTCAAGGCCGACGCGGCAACCAAGCTCCTGCCCACCATCCAGAAGTTCGCCACCGCTTCCGGGGCCGGCTCGAACGAGATCGCCGAGATCGTCATCCGGGGCATTCAGCAGAAATTTTTCACCGAAGGGCAGGCCGGCCAAGCCCTGGACAAGGCCATGGCCGCCGGACAGGCCGGCGGCTTCGAGCTGCGGGACATGGCCAAGTGGCTGCCCAAGATGATGGCCCTTGGCTCGGGCATGAAGTCCATGGCCGGCTTCGAGCAGCTTTTGGCCTATGCCCAGGCGGCGGCCGTCACCGCCGGCAGCCGCGACGAGGCCGGCAACAACCTGGTCAACCTGCTGCAAAAGCTCAATAGCCAGGACACGCGCAAGGATTTCGCCAAGCTCGGCATCGACCTGACCGGCACGCTCACCCGGGCGCGGGAACAGGGCATGCTGCCCTTGGAAGCCTTCGCCAAGCTCGTGGACAAGGAGATCGTCGGCAAGGACAAGCGCTACGCCAAGCTCCAGGCGCGCCTCGGCAAGGCCCAGGGGGCCGAGCGCCAGCAGATCCTTTCCGACATGGCCGACCTGGCCAATGCCTCGGCCGTGGGCAAGGTGGTCCAGGACCGGCAGGCCTTGCTGGCCTTGATCGCGGCTACCAGCCAGAAAGCCTACATCGCGGACGTGGCCGGGCAGATACGAAGCGCCCAGGGCACGGGCGAGAAAGCCTATCAGGTGTACCGCTCCACCACGGCCGCGCACATGGAAAGCACGGCCAACGAGGCCGATATCGCGCGCTCCCGCATGCTCGGCGACGTGGGCGGGCCGATGCGGGCGGTGGCGGACGCGGCCACCGACCTGGCCCGGCGTTTTCCCACCCTGGCCACGGTGGCCACCGAGGCGGCCACGGCCATTGGCACCATGAGCGCGGCGGCCGCCGCCTTCGGGGCCATGCGGCTTTTTACCGGCGGTGCCGGTGGCGGGGCCGCCGCCGCTGCCGGAAGTGGCGGCCTGCTCGGCATGTTTGGCGGCAAGGGCGGACTTTTGGCCACGGCCGGGCTGGCCGCCTGGGACATCTACGCCACCGAGAGCAACGACGCCCTGACCCGGGCGCAAAAAAACGTGCGCCATAGCGAAAACGCCGGCGGACTGGCCGGAGCCATCGCCGGCATGAAGCTGGGGGCTGTCGGCGGCGCGGCCCTGGGGTCCGTGGTGCCCGGGCTCGGCACGGCCGCCGGCGGCATTGTGGGCGGTCTGGCCGGCGGGGCCGCCGGCTGGTGGGCCGGCAGCGACCTGGGCCGATGGGCCGGGGAAAAGCTATGGGGGCCGTCCACCCAGGCCAAGGCCGACGCCCAAAAGGTGGTGGTCGAGGACAAGAGCACCTTGCACGTGGAATCCGTGCTCCACCTGGACGGCCGCGAAGTGGCCCGGGCCGTCAACGACTACAACACGGCCGACGCCAAACGGGAGTAG
- a CDS encoding phage GP46 family protein — protein MGIDRGIDPYTGEYLQTRINHLGNAVYIRLATPLSSWWADPSIGSRLHELARSKDLPRIGVLARQYAAAALQPLLDDGRARSIDVASEQPHDGRCLLRITVVDALGRQATFQHPVRVA, from the coding sequence ATGGGCATCGACCGAGGCATTGATCCATATACCGGCGAATATTTGCAAACCAGGATAAACCACCTGGGCAACGCCGTCTATATTCGTTTGGCGACACCGCTCAGCTCCTGGTGGGCGGACCCGTCGATCGGGTCGCGTTTGCATGAGCTGGCGCGCTCCAAGGACCTGCCCCGCATCGGCGTATTGGCCCGCCAATATGCCGCCGCAGCCCTGCAACCGCTCCTGGACGACGGCCGGGCGCGCTCCATCGACGTAGCCAGTGAACAGCCGCATGACGGCCGCTGTCTGCTCCGCATCACCGTTGTGGACGCCCTGGGCCGCCAAGCCACCTTTCAACATCCGGTGCGGGTGGCCTGA
- a CDS encoding helix-turn-helix domain-containing protein: MNITTKPGEAMNTFGERLRLLREQADKKMRDVAEALGCSVVYISDIERGRRNPPSADKIKKIAQVISTPATELLDLATKEKGRIELDLDGASPSLEEAGLVLARSWKDLSEEQAKKILAIIEKRGEH; encoded by the coding sequence ATGAACATCACCACAAAACCGGGGGAAGCCATGAACACCTTTGGGGAGCGTTTACGCCTTCTCAGGGAACAAGCGGACAAGAAAATGAGAGATGTGGCTGAAGCGCTAGGTTGTTCAGTCGTCTATATTTCTGATATTGAAAGAGGACGGCGCAATCCTCCTTCCGCTGATAAGATTAAGAAAATTGCGCAAGTCATTTCTACTCCTGCTACAGAACTTCTTGACTTAGCCACTAAGGAGAAGGGTCGCATCGAACTTGATCTTGATGGTGCAAGCCCGAGCCTTGAAGAAGCTGGATTGGTATTGGCTCGTTCATGGAAAGACTTGTCAGAAGAACAAGCAAAAAAGATTCTTGCTATTATCGAAAAGCGAGGTGAACATTGA